Proteins co-encoded in one Opitutus terrae PB90-1 genomic window:
- a CDS encoding TPR end-of-group domain-containing protein: MSRPNDHEFEIGFFESVLRRNPTYTDVVELLGGLYTKHGRIADGLKMDRKLVRLMPDNATAHYNLACSLALVKRKAEALRALEKAIELGYSDGDWMQQDPDLDSLKNSPAFKALLAKLA, translated from the coding sequence ATGAGCAGGCCGAACGATCACGAATTCGAGATCGGTTTCTTCGAATCCGTTCTGCGGCGGAATCCGACGTATACGGATGTCGTCGAGCTGCTCGGCGGCCTCTACACCAAGCACGGCCGGATCGCCGATGGGTTGAAGATGGATCGCAAGCTCGTGCGGCTGATGCCGGACAACGCCACCGCGCACTACAATCTGGCATGCAGTCTCGCGCTCGTGAAACGGAAGGCTGAGGCGCTGCGCGCACTCGAGAAGGCGATCGAGCTCGGCTACAGCGACGGCGATTGGATGCAGCAGGATCCGGATCTCGATTCGCTCAAGAACTCCCCCGCGTTCAAAGCGCTTCTGGCCAAACTGGCGTAG
- a CDS encoding RNA polymerase sigma factor, giving the protein MIEDLELLRRYAETGSEAAFAELVRRRIGLVYSVALRHTRDPHLAQDATQTVFADLARKAATLSKQTVLIGWFHRSAHYAAMNIMRAEWSRSAREREVQHMHRVFAGEQPPEAWENARPLLDEVLSELEAKDRDAILLRYLDGCGFAEVGARLGLSENAARMRVDRALDKLQAGFARRRLTSSAAVLGTVLAQQALADVPAGLASVVAHAALSSAAAGTAPALTFVQIMTTTKMIASVGGLALTMAIVGAGYQMHVRRAAETELNRVTQEHGALNTKRETLERAAADAERHVAELKQAAAEAETKRIAQATAAQQLAARHANWNPTAEGKALLERYPELKSWVQTVADAGFESRFGGFCRSLGLNPEQVAQLRMIYREFSSMGATFRGEMVSLPAGRGISWQESDRALRALLGDENATKFREYGRGNLDRRLATQLAKALCFSDAPLTPAQSAYVVQLIGESRGRDAKGAPGPVDWDRVVAEAKDRLSTDQLAALQAMRPDAAVDALFFQPD; this is encoded by the coding sequence ATGATCGAGGATCTGGAATTGCTTCGCCGCTACGCCGAGACCGGCTCCGAAGCAGCCTTCGCGGAATTGGTGCGGCGGCGAATCGGGCTGGTCTACTCCGTCGCGCTGCGGCACACGCGGGACCCACACCTTGCGCAGGATGCCACCCAGACTGTGTTCGCGGACCTAGCACGCAAGGCGGCCACCCTGTCGAAGCAGACGGTGCTCATTGGCTGGTTCCATCGCAGTGCGCATTACGCGGCGATGAACATCATGCGCGCCGAGTGGAGCCGCTCGGCGCGCGAACGGGAGGTGCAGCACATGCACAGAGTCTTCGCGGGCGAGCAACCGCCTGAAGCTTGGGAGAATGCCCGGCCTCTCTTGGACGAGGTGTTGAGCGAATTGGAAGCGAAAGATCGCGATGCAATCCTGCTCCGGTATCTCGATGGGTGTGGTTTTGCGGAAGTGGGAGCTAGGCTTGGGCTCAGCGAGAATGCGGCGCGGATGCGCGTGGACCGTGCGCTCGACAAGCTGCAGGCGGGATTCGCCCGCCGGCGTCTGACTTCGTCCGCCGCGGTGCTGGGAACGGTGCTGGCGCAGCAGGCGCTCGCGGATGTGCCCGCCGGTTTGGCCTCCGTGGTGGCGCACGCGGCGCTCTCCTCGGCCGCAGCCGGCACCGCGCCCGCGCTCACGTTCGTTCAAATTATGACCACAACCAAGATGATCGCGAGTGTCGGTGGCTTGGCCCTGACCATGGCGATAGTTGGCGCGGGTTACCAGATGCACGTCCGCCGTGCCGCCGAGACGGAACTCAACCGCGTTACGCAGGAGCATGGCGCATTGAACACGAAACGGGAAACGCTCGAACGAGCCGCCGCGGACGCGGAGAGGCATGTGGCAGAACTAAAGCAAGCGGCGGCAGAGGCCGAGACCAAGCGCATCGCGCAAGCCACCGCCGCTCAGCAGCTGGCCGCACGACATGCCAACTGGAATCCAACCGCGGAAGGCAAGGCGCTGCTCGAACGCTATCCTGAGCTGAAGAGTTGGGTGCAGACGGTTGCAGACGCCGGATTCGAGTCGAGGTTTGGCGGGTTTTGTCGATCGCTGGGACTGAATCCGGAGCAGGTCGCACAGCTCCGGATGATTTACCGGGAGTTCTCGTCGATGGGCGCGACATTCAGGGGTGAGATGGTGTCGCTACCGGCCGGCAGGGGCATATCGTGGCAGGAAAGCGACCGGGCCTTGCGCGCACTGCTTGGCGACGAGAACGCCACGAAGTTCCGCGAATACGGTCGAGGGAATCTCGACCGCAGGCTCGCGACGCAGCTCGCTAAGGCACTCTGCTTTAGCGATGCACCGCTGACTCCTGCGCAATCGGCCTACGTGGTTCAGCTCATCGGTGAAAGCCGCGGCCGTGACGCCAAAGGCGCTCCGGGTCCTGTCGACTGGGATCGTGTGGTGGCCGAAGCGAAAGACCGGCTGTCGACCGACCAGCTTGCGGCGCTGCAAGCGATGCGGCCGGATGCGGCGGTGGATGCGTTGTTTTTCCAACCGGACTGA
- the priA gene encoding replication restart helicase PriA — translation MIVGVHPLAGFDKLLHYKVPDPMRDAVQVGSLVRVPVLRTMRLGIVGEIGVPKDFPVEKLKAVVEVLHPFPALTPELLQLARWMAGYYACGVDSVIETMLPAAVRRGATVKHEKSLALVRRLTPDELTVLEKKAPQQARLYRLLAQQFRPQLKSLVLSRLGVTAAVATALIKRGFVREELRRVERVAYADDFAHGELVAAQPHTLNPEQAAVVADLESRLGEQKFGVALLHGVTGSGKTEVYLRGIDTTLKAGGGVLFLVPEVALTPQTVARLRSRLEAIAPGHRCVVWHSHLSDGERFDGWLALATGEARIVVGARSAVFAPVANLRLIIVDEEHEPAYKQDETPRYHGRDVAVMRAKLTGAFCVLGSATPSLESFANALAGKYRLLTLTQRVDNRQLPNIDVVDLRIEAMKHRSLTALSDKLVNAMQARFERREQTILFINRRGYSSSMLCTKCGHVEECPHCSIAMTYHRADEMLRCHLCGEQKAAPARCPQCGAPDIRWRGLGTQRVEEAVRRVLPRARIERMDTDAMAKKNRFREVLSQFRAGKIDVLVGTQMIGKGLDFPNVTLVGLIDADMSMHIPDFRANERTFQLLVQVAGRAGRGDRAGDVVVQTFTPQAEAIQFSRRADFAGFAESELKLRKEFHYPPYRHLIHHLFRGPNPEKLKFFAEQWARLVEKELGQIVELRGPSASPIEKIKDEYRWQLWYFTHAVIKVVPALAKLRAGFAWPDDITQVLDVDPVNLM, via the coding sequence ATGATTGTCGGCGTCCATCCGCTCGCGGGGTTCGACAAGCTCCTGCACTACAAAGTCCCCGACCCGATGCGGGACGCCGTGCAGGTGGGCTCGCTCGTGCGCGTGCCGGTGCTGCGAACGATGCGACTCGGAATCGTGGGCGAGATCGGCGTGCCGAAAGATTTTCCCGTCGAGAAACTCAAGGCCGTCGTCGAGGTGCTGCATCCGTTTCCCGCGCTCACCCCAGAGCTGCTGCAACTCGCGCGCTGGATGGCCGGCTACTACGCGTGCGGCGTGGACAGCGTGATCGAGACGATGCTGCCGGCGGCGGTGCGCCGCGGCGCGACCGTCAAACACGAGAAATCGCTCGCGCTGGTGCGGCGGCTTACGCCGGACGAGCTCACCGTGCTGGAGAAGAAAGCGCCGCAACAGGCGCGACTCTATCGGCTGCTCGCGCAGCAGTTCAGGCCGCAGCTGAAATCGCTCGTGCTGTCGCGGCTCGGCGTCACCGCGGCGGTGGCGACGGCACTGATCAAGCGCGGGTTCGTGCGCGAGGAGCTGCGGCGCGTTGAACGCGTGGCGTATGCGGACGATTTCGCGCACGGCGAACTCGTCGCCGCGCAGCCGCACACGCTGAATCCCGAGCAGGCGGCGGTCGTGGCGGATCTCGAGTCACGGCTCGGCGAACAGAAGTTCGGCGTGGCGCTGCTGCACGGGGTGACCGGATCGGGGAAGACGGAGGTTTACCTGCGGGGGATCGACACGACGCTGAAAGCCGGCGGCGGCGTGCTGTTTCTCGTGCCGGAGGTGGCACTCACGCCGCAGACCGTCGCGCGGCTGCGCTCACGGCTCGAGGCGATCGCGCCCGGGCATCGTTGCGTCGTGTGGCACAGTCACCTGAGCGACGGTGAACGGTTCGACGGCTGGCTCGCGCTCGCGACCGGCGAGGCGCGAATCGTGGTGGGCGCGCGGTCCGCGGTGTTCGCGCCGGTCGCGAACTTGCGGCTGATCATCGTCGATGAGGAGCACGAGCCGGCCTATAAACAGGACGAAACGCCGCGGTATCACGGCCGCGACGTGGCGGTGATGCGGGCGAAGCTGACCGGCGCGTTCTGCGTGCTCGGCTCGGCCACGCCCTCGCTCGAAAGCTTCGCCAACGCACTCGCCGGCAAATATCGATTGCTCACGCTGACGCAGCGCGTCGACAACCGGCAGCTGCCTAACATCGACGTGGTCGATCTCCGGATCGAGGCGATGAAGCACCGCAGCCTGACGGCGCTTTCGGACAAGTTGGTGAACGCGATGCAGGCCCGCTTCGAGCGGCGCGAGCAGACGATCCTGTTCATCAATCGCCGTGGCTATTCCTCGTCGATGCTGTGCACGAAATGCGGGCACGTGGAGGAGTGTCCGCATTGTAGCATCGCGATGACGTATCACCGCGCCGACGAGATGCTACGCTGCCATTTGTGTGGCGAACAGAAGGCGGCGCCGGCGCGGTGTCCGCAATGCGGGGCGCCGGACATCCGCTGGCGTGGACTCGGCACGCAGCGGGTGGAGGAGGCGGTGCGACGGGTGCTGCCGCGGGCGCGCATCGAGCGGATGGACACGGATGCGATGGCGAAGAAGAACCGGTTCCGCGAGGTGCTGAGCCAGTTTCGCGCCGGCAAAATCGACGTGCTGGTGGGCACGCAGATGATCGGCAAGGGGCTCGATTTCCCGAACGTGACGCTGGTCGGCTTGATCGATGCGGACATGTCGATGCACATTCCGGATTTTCGGGCGAACGAACGGACCTTCCAGCTGCTGGTGCAGGTTGCGGGGCGCGCGGGCCGCGGCGATCGCGCGGGCGACGTGGTGGTGCAGACGTTCACGCCGCAGGCGGAGGCGATCCAGTTTTCACGGCGGGCGGATTTCGCGGGATTCGCCGAATCGGAGCTGAAGCTGCGGAAGGAATTTCACTATCCGCCTTACCGGCATCTGATCCATCACCTGTTTCGCGGGCCGAACCCGGAGAAACTGAAATTTTTTGCGGAGCAGTGGGCACGGCTCGTGGAAAAGGAACTCGGGCAGATCGTGGAGTTGCGTGGGCCGTCAGCCTCGCCGATCGAAAAGATCAAGGATGAGTACCGCTGGCAGCTGTGGTATTTCACGCACGCGGTGATCAAGGTGGTGCCGGCGCTGGCGAAGCTGCGCGCGGGCTTCGCGTGGCCCGACGACATCACGCAGGTGCTCGATGTCGATCCGGTGAACTTGATGTAG
- a CDS encoding Fur family transcriptional regulator yields MNIPVARDKFRRFLTQKGLRVTNQRLAIFDAALAQTEHFTAERLLDFARAIDDSVSRATVYRTLPIMVESALLREVDIGTGEKYYHPNEEGSTTQVAQVVCLDCDKIFEISAPFMGWYGNTVSSKLGLTPVSQRLQVSARCDTLRLTGSCPRRN; encoded by the coding sequence GTGAACATCCCGGTGGCGCGCGACAAATTTCGACGGTTCCTCACCCAGAAAGGGCTGCGCGTGACCAATCAGCGGCTGGCGATCTTCGATGCCGCGCTCGCGCAGACCGAGCATTTCACAGCCGAGCGACTCCTGGACTTTGCGCGCGCGATTGACGATTCCGTGTCGCGCGCGACGGTCTACCGCACGCTCCCGATCATGGTGGAGAGCGCGTTGCTGCGGGAGGTCGATATCGGCACGGGAGAAAAATACTACCACCCGAACGAGGAGGGCAGCACGACGCAGGTGGCCCAGGTGGTCTGCCTCGACTGCGACAAGATTTTCGAGATTAGCGCCCCGTTCATGGGCTGGTATGGCAACACCGTCTCGTCGAAACTCGGCCTCACGCCCGTCTCGCAGCGGCTGCAGGTGAGCGCGCGCTGCGACACCCTGCGGCTGACGGGCAGCTGCCCGCGCCGCAACTGA